In a single window of the Ruminococcus albus 7 = DSM 20455 genome:
- a CDS encoding histidine triad nucleotide-binding protein — translation MSDCLFCKIIAGEIPSKKVYEDELVYAFEDIAPTAPVHFLVIPKQHISKLDEVNEANSAVIAHIYEVIAKIAKENEAMKDGYRVVTNCGESAGQSVFHIHFHVLAGRPLTWPAG, via the coding sequence ATGTCTGATTGTTTATTCTGTAAGATAATCGCGGGGGAGATACCCTCAAAAAAAGTTTACGAGGACGAACTTGTTTACGCATTTGAAGATATCGCACCTACTGCACCTGTTCATTTTCTTGTGATACCAAAACAGCATATCTCAAAACTTGATGAAGTTAATGAAGCAAATAGTGCTGTAATAGCCCATATTTATGAAGTTATCGCTAAGATCGCCAAGGAAAATGAAGCAATGAAAGACGGCTACCGCGTTGTTACAAACTGTGGTGAGAGTGCAGGACAGAGTGTATTTCACATTCATTTCCATGTTCTTGCGGGCAGACCCCTTACCTGGCCTGCAGGCTAA
- the alaS gene encoding alanine--tRNA ligase encodes MEWTSLNDLRESYLKFFESKGCLRHKSYPLVPQNDKSLLLIVAGMAPLKPYFTGQEVPPRVRMTTCQKCIRTGDIENVGKTARHGTYFEMLGNFSFGDYFKKEAIAWAWEYVTDVLKLPLDRLHVSVYEDDDEAEKIWHEEIGVPMDHIVRMGKEDNFWEAGTDGPCGPCSEIYFDRGEKYGCGKPTCGVGCDCDRYMEFWNLVFTQFERHEDGTYTPLAQKNIDTGMGLERLAALMQGVDSIFDVDTVKAIRDHICKIAGCEYGAEYKKDVSIRVITDHIRAVTFLASDGVLPSNEGRGYVMRRLLRRAVRHGKLLGINGLFLKDLVKTVVDCNKCEYNELEEKFDYIVKVLTTEEQNFNSTIDRGMKILDEYIEKLQAEGKTTLDGESCFKLSDTYGFPLDLTREILEEKGLSADEEGYAVCMEKQRETARGARESQGYMGAEETVFHKIDKNVSTKFTGYDKTEDTGVISYLANDEDLIENAGVEDVVYIVPDQTCFYAESGGQTGDTGIVETATGKADVLDTQKAVGGKFALKVKVTEGALTVGQQVTFKVDKAKRLATMRNHSCAHLLQAALRSVLGDHVHQAGQLVDSQRLRFDFSHFEAMTNEEKAKVEALVNKYIFDALDITMEEMPIAEAQKLGAMALFGEKYGETVRVVTMGDKSDAASIEFCGGTHLNNTSKIGLFKIISENSVASGVRRIEAVTGTGVLELLNSNIDTINKASETLKLNNPAELVARCGAVMHEIKGLEKERDSLETSMANMRAKSVLENAVDVNGVSVATAQLTNIKPDVLRKMADELKAANDNVLVIMTTVNGEKGNIVAAAGKEAVAKGAHAGKIAGKIAALTNGKGGGRPDSAMAGVGDVTLIGAALEKAAEVAGEFIK; translated from the coding sequence ATGGAATGGACCAGTCTTAATGATCTGAGAGAATCGTATCTGAAATTTTTTGAAAGCAAGGGATGTCTGAGACACAAGAGCTATCCTCTTGTACCCCAGAACGACAAGAGTCTGCTGCTGATCGTTGCAGGTATGGCTCCTCTGAAACCTTATTTTACAGGCCAGGAGGTTCCTCCGAGAGTACGTATGACTACTTGTCAGAAGTGCATCAGAACAGGTGATATCGAGAACGTTGGTAAGACCGCAAGACACGGTACTTACTTTGAGATGCTTGGTAACTTCTCCTTTGGCGACTACTTCAAGAAAGAAGCTATCGCATGGGCTTGGGAGTATGTTACCGACGTTCTGAAGCTGCCCCTTGACAGACTTCACGTATCGGTATACGAGGACGATGACGAGGCTGAAAAGATCTGGCACGAGGAGATCGGTGTGCCTATGGATCATATCGTCCGCATGGGCAAGGAGGACAACTTCTGGGAGGCTGGTACAGACGGCCCCTGCGGTCCCTGCTCTGAGATCTATTTCGACCGCGGCGAGAAGTACGGCTGCGGCAAGCCTACCTGCGGCGTAGGATGCGACTGTGACAGATATATGGAGTTCTGGAATCTGGTATTCACTCAGTTTGAGAGACACGAGGACGGCACTTACACTCCTCTGGCACAGAAGAACATCGATACAGGTATGGGTCTGGAAAGACTTGCAGCACTGATGCAGGGCGTTGATTCCATTTTCGATGTTGATACAGTTAAGGCTATCAGAGATCACATCTGCAAGATCGCTGGCTGCGAGTACGGTGCTGAGTACAAGAAGGACGTATCTATTCGTGTTATCACCGACCATATCCGTGCAGTAACATTTCTTGCTTCCGACGGTGTACTTCCTTCAAACGAAGGCAGAGGCTATGTTATGAGAAGACTTCTCAGACGTGCTGTCCGTCACGGCAAACTGCTTGGTATAAACGGTCTGTTTCTGAAAGACCTTGTAAAGACAGTTGTTGACTGCAACAAGTGCGAATATAACGAACTGGAAGAAAAGTTTGACTATATCGTAAAGGTGCTGACTACCGAGGAACAGAACTTCAACTCCACTATCGACAGAGGTATGAAGATACTGGACGAGTATATTGAGAAGCTTCAGGCTGAGGGCAAGACTACTCTTGACGGAGAGAGCTGCTTCAAGCTTTCCGACACCTATGGTTTCCCGCTTGATCTGACCAGAGAGATACTGGAAGAAAAGGGACTTTCTGCTGATGAAGAAGGCTATGCTGTTTGCATGGAGAAGCAGAGAGAGACTGCAAGAGGTGCAAGAGAATCTCAGGGCTACATGGGTGCTGAGGAAACTGTATTCCATAAGATCGACAAGAACGTTTCTACAAAGTTCACAGGCTATGATAAGACCGAAGACACCGGAGTAATCTCTTATCTTGCTAATGATGAAGATCTTATCGAAAATGCCGGTGTTGAGGACGTTGTATATATCGTTCCCGACCAGACTTGTTTCTATGCTGAAAGCGGCGGACAGACCGGCGATACAGGTATCGTTGAGACTGCAACCGGCAAGGCAGATGTTCTGGATACACAGAAGGCAGTTGGCGGAAAGTTCGCACTGAAAGTAAAGGTAACAGAGGGTGCGCTGACAGTTGGTCAGCAGGTTACATTCAAGGTTGACAAGGCTAAGCGTCTGGCTACCATGAGAAACCACAGCTGCGCACATCTTCTGCAGGCTGCACTGAGAAGTGTTCTTGGTGATCACGTTCATCAGGCAGGTCAGTTGGTTGACAGCCAGAGGCTGCGTTTCGACTTCTCTCACTTTGAGGCTATGACCAATGAAGAAAAGGCTAAGGTCGAGGCTCTTGTAAACAAGTATATTTTCGATGCACTGGATATCACAATGGAGGAAATGCCTATCGCCGAGGCTCAGAAGCTGGGTGCTATGGCACTGTTCGGCGAAAAGTACGGTGAGACTGTAAGAGTTGTTACCATGGGTGACAAGTCCGATGCTGCATCTATCGAATTCTGCGGCGGTACTCATCTGAACAACACTTCAAAGATCGGTCTGTTCAAGATCATCTCCGAGAACTCCGTTGCTTCGGGTGTAAGAAGAATCGAAGCTGTAACAGGTACAGGTGTTTTGGAACTGCTCAATTCCAATATCGATACCATAAACAAGGCTTCCGAGACACTTAAACTCAACAATCCTGCTGAACTTGTTGCACGCTGCGGCGCTGTAATGCATGAGATAAAGGGTCTTGAGAAGGAGAGAGATTCTCTTGAAACTTCTATGGCTAACATGAGAGCTAAGTCAGTTCTGGAGAACGCTGTTGACGTTAACGGCGTTTCTGTTGCAACTGCTCAGCTTACAAATATCAAGCCCGATGTACTGAGAAAGATGGCTGACGAGCTGAAGGCTGCTAACGACAATGTTCTTGTAATAATGACCACTGTAAATGGCGAAAAGGGCAACATCGTTGCTGCTGCAGGCAAGGAAGCTGTTGCTAAGGGTGCTCACGCAGGCAAGATAGCAGGCAAGATAGCTGCACTTACTAACGGTAAGGGCGGCGGACGTCCTGATTCTGCTATGGCAGGTGTTGGTGATGTCACACTGATCGGCGCTGCACTTGAAAAGGCTGCTGAGGTTGCAGGAGAATTCATCAAGTAA
- a CDS encoding GrpB family protein codes for MGKPVVVEQYNEEWAADFQAIKAELNVALGNLALRIEHVGSTSVIGLSAKPIIDIDVVIRDVSLLENMIDALGKTGYVHEGDLGISGREAFKYKGKEHLRKHHLYVCAEDSSELNRHIKFRDYLRFHPEAVVEYSRIKEKGAAFFPDDIEKYIEYKSPFIEKIYAEIGI; via the coding sequence ATGGGCAAGCCTGTTGTGGTAGAACAGTATAATGAAGAATGGGCTGCTGATTTTCAGGCTATCAAAGCCGAACTGAACGTTGCGCTGGGAAATCTCGCGCTGAGGATAGAGCATGTCGGAAGCACTTCGGTTATTGGGCTTTCGGCTAAACCGATAATTGATATCGATGTTGTAATACGTGATGTAAGTTTGCTTGAAAATATGATTGATGCGTTAGGCAAGACAGGCTATGTACACGAGGGCGACCTTGGTATCAGCGGACGCGAAGCTTTCAAGTACAAAGGTAAAGAACATCTGCGTAAGCATCATCTTTATGTTTGTGCTGAGGATTCATCTGAGCTTAACAGGCATATCAAGTTCAGGGACTATCTGCGTTTTCACCCCGAAGCGGTAGTGGAATACAGCCGTATAAAGGAAAAGGGTGCGGCGTTTTTTCCAGATGATATTGAAAAATATATCGAATATAAATCTCCGTTTATCGAGAAGATATATGCGGAGATAGGAATATAA
- a CDS encoding VWA domain-containing protein, with protein sequence MSIRLSKEESEKRLELRKETVHKVCLKKTDMSHLISRVAVVLDVSGSMTKAFQSGMVQATLERLLPLAMAFDDDGSMEVWTFDHEFKRYPPITRTNFYDYIKDNKISARGGTMYAPVLRDVGSYFVQEEPAKIPTYVIFITDGDNADESDTDKAIKILSHFPIFFQFVGIGDTSKNGFRYLRKLDDMDGRYVDNANFFAIENLADIEVIDDVSLYTKLLDEYPKWLNYPEVREMISKGDVMDKQKKKYLKKLKKRSESSGLEVGGLIVDIIEILVDIFT encoded by the coding sequence ATGAGCATCAGACTATCAAAGGAAGAATCAGAGAAACGTCTTGAATTAAGAAAAGAAACTGTGCATAAAGTTTGTCTTAAAAAGACAGATATGAGCCATCTTATTTCGAGAGTCGCTGTTGTGTTGGACGTTTCGGGTTCAATGACGAAAGCTTTTCAGAGCGGTATGGTACAGGCAACGCTGGAAAGACTGCTTCCGCTGGCTATGGCTTTTGATGATGACGGCTCTATGGAAGTGTGGACTTTCGACCATGAGTTCAAGCGGTATCCGCCGATAACGAGGACGAATTTTTACGACTACATCAAGGATAACAAGATCTCTGCGCGGGGCGGAACGATGTATGCGCCCGTTCTCCGCGATGTGGGCAGTTATTTCGTTCAGGAAGAACCTGCGAAAATACCGACATATGTTATCTTTATCACCGACGGTGATAATGCCGACGAATCAGATACGGACAAAGCTATAAAGATCCTTTCTCACTTTCCGATATTCTTTCAGTTTGTCGGGATAGGCGATACGAGTAAGAATGGATTCAGGTACTTGAGAAAGCTTGACGATATGGACGGCAGATATGTAGATAATGCGAATTTCTTTGCCATCGAGAATCTTGCTGATATTGAGGTGATAGATGATGTTTCTCTTTACACAAAGCTTCTTGACGAATATCCGAAATGGCTGAATTATCCCGAGGTCAGGGAAATGATCTCTAAGGGCGATGTGATGGACAAGCAGAAAAAGAAGTACCTTAAAAAGCTCAAAAAGCGCAGCGAAAGTTCTGGACTTGAAGTTGGCGGATTGATTGTCGATATAATTGAAATATTAGTGGATATTTTTACGTAA
- a CDS encoding ComEC/Rec2 family competence protein, with product MTRKAAWAGFSFCAALILAAAFRSENNLIFLLTAFGLAVIIFAALKNFRRHTILCFTAFAVGIAVNSYYTYHVYNRLVDLDGKKVNINGYVKDITQLDGKYDRVTVCGKINSLNAEISYVLPYGDIHYYDEISVTDTVNTIEDGVRFNSGSYNYSKSVFLQGGYGTGSYDLSGRSVNPVFRGVREYRDKLFEKIMTVCPKREGAFLGAMLCGDKSEMSSAMKTELYRSGLGHIFAVSGIHLVIAASLFGYIIGKIIKAKKAVFILTLAEIWGFAVFAGLSVSVVRAAVMMTLTRSGTFFGRKSDGLNSLGLSAVLLTFLKPYTAVSPSFILSFLAVAAIELVLISSDHENDKVEITMRLSASVLFMTAPASALLFGGISIMSLLTNLLLVPVCTMSLQLCFIVLFTGGTLVSTPLLIAAVLPVKFVLFCSDKLATLDFSYVFTSSSVITGIVIVSSVLMVLVCTRSKEIRKLLLCTCTVLAVWCASANIVRFIDDDYKLTILPDRKRTAYMLSRHGIAIIFDVGCKGRMDSALQHQMDKLGIREMPYAFISENGVITAAGYKDDLYLNPDTVFVCDDLTNNNDNGIVYLDHNNDADTGDIKVRSADGGFIVRFEDNDIFLGKGKVVINGEEVDISTETDVLEYDGKYLRRL from the coding sequence ATGACCAGAAAAGCAGCATGGGCAGGTTTTTCATTTTGTGCAGCGCTTATATTGGCTGCAGCTTTCAGAAGCGAAAATAATCTTATTTTTTTGCTGACAGCTTTCGGACTGGCAGTGATCATTTTTGCTGCACTGAAAAACTTTCGACGACATACCATACTTTGTTTCACGGCTTTTGCAGTTGGTATTGCTGTGAATTCATACTACACTTATCATGTGTATAACAGACTTGTTGATCTTGACGGGAAAAAAGTTAACATAAACGGCTATGTAAAGGATATAACTCAGCTGGATGGAAAGTATGACAGAGTTACTGTCTGTGGAAAGATCAATAGTTTAAATGCTGAGATATCTTATGTTTTGCCATATGGAGATATCCATTATTACGATGAGATATCAGTAACTGATACTGTGAACACTATAGAAGATGGTGTCAGATTTAACAGCGGAAGCTATAATTATTCAAAAAGTGTATTCCTTCAGGGTGGCTATGGAACAGGTAGCTATGATCTATCAGGAAGATCTGTAAATCCTGTTTTCCGTGGCGTTCGTGAATATCGTGACAAATTATTTGAAAAAATTATGACAGTTTGTCCGAAACGTGAGGGTGCATTTCTTGGAGCTATGCTTTGCGGTGACAAGAGCGAAATGTCTTCTGCTATGAAAACTGAACTGTACAGAAGCGGTCTTGGACACATATTTGCGGTATCGGGTATACATCTGGTCATCGCTGCATCTTTATTTGGATATATCATAGGAAAGATCATAAAGGCTAAAAAGGCTGTATTTATACTGACTCTTGCTGAAATTTGGGGATTTGCTGTATTTGCCGGACTATCTGTAAGTGTAGTCAGGGCTGCAGTTATGATGACCCTTACACGAAGCGGTACTTTCTTCGGAAGAAAGAGTGACGGATTGAACTCCCTTGGGCTCAGCGCCGTTTTACTGACATTTTTAAAGCCATATACAGCAGTATCTCCATCGTTCATCCTTTCATTTCTTGCTGTAGCGGCAATAGAACTTGTGCTGATTTCATCTGACCATGAAAATGATAAGGTTGAGATAACAATGAGGCTTTCGGCTTCTGTATTATTTATGACAGCCCCTGCATCAGCTTTACTGTTTGGTGGTATATCTATAATGTCATTGCTGACCAATCTTTTGCTTGTACCTGTTTGTACGATGTCATTGCAGCTATGCTTTATTGTCCTTTTTACAGGAGGAACTTTAGTTTCAACGCCACTGCTTATCGCTGCTGTTCTGCCGGTTAAATTTGTTTTATTCTGCTCGGATAAATTGGCAACACTTGATTTCAGTTATGTATTTACTTCTTCGTCAGTAATAACCGGTATTGTCATTGTTTCTTCTGTTTTAATGGTTTTGGTTTGTACACGTTCAAAGGAGATCAGAAAATTGCTCTTATGTACCTGTACTGTACTGGCTGTATGGTGTGCTTCAGCTAATATAGTTCGTTTTATTGATGATGACTATAAACTGACAATTCTGCCTGATCGTAAAAGAACAGCTTATATGCTTTCACGACATGGGATCGCCATAATATTTGACGTTGGCTGCAAGGGGAGAATGGACAGTGCTTTGCAGCATCAGATGGATAAACTCGGTATACGCGAAATGCCTTACGCATTTATTTCAGAAAATGGAGTAATTACTGCTGCCGGGTATAAAGACGATCTGTATTTAAATCCTGATACTGTATTTGTATGTGATGATCTAACAAACAATAACGATAATGGAATAGTCTATCTTGATCATAACAATGATGCAGATACAGGTGATATTAAAGTAAGATCTGCTGATGGAGGCTTTATTGTAAGGTTTGAAGATAACGATATCTTTTTAGGCAAAGGTAAAGTTGTGATAAACGGAGAAGAAGTCGATATATCGACTGAAACTGACGTATTGGAATATGACGGTAAATATTTGAGGAGGCTGTAG
- the cysK gene encoding cysteine synthase A, which translates to MIYNNILEALGHTPMIRLNRMNKPGNAEVLVKFEGLNVGGSIKTRTAYNMIKNAEKQGLIKEDTVIVEPTSGNQGIGLALVGAVRGYKTIIIMPDSVSEERRKLVEHYGAKVMLIHDDGDIGACIQECLDTALRMAAEDPKVFVPQQFANPNNVYAHKYHTALEIMEQTAGKIDGFCSGIGTGGTITGIGEALRAQYPDLEIWAVEPENAAILAGGTIGTHLQMGIGDGIIPDILNQNIYDEIYIVSDEEAIQTAKDLASKEGIMCGISSGTNVAAALKLAEKLGEGKTVVTILPDTAERYFSTPLFE; encoded by the coding sequence ATGATATATAACAATATTCTTGAAGCACTCGGACACACACCTATGATAAGGCTCAATCGTATGAATAAGCCCGGTAATGCCGAAGTCCTTGTTAAATTTGAAGGACTGAATGTCGGCGGTTCAATCAAAACCAGAACTGCTTATAATATGATAAAAAATGCCGAAAAACAGGGGCTAATAAAAGAAGATACTGTGATCGTTGAACCTACCAGCGGCAATCAGGGAATTGGTCTTGCTCTTGTGGGAGCTGTAAGAGGTTATAAGACTATTATCATAATGCCTGATTCTGTCAGTGAGGAAAGACGTAAACTGGTAGAGCATTATGGAGCTAAGGTAATGCTTATACACGATGATGGCGATATCGGTGCCTGCATTCAGGAATGCCTCGATACAGCTTTAAGAATGGCAGCCGAGGATCCTAAAGTATTTGTTCCTCAGCAGTTTGCTAACCCAAACAATGTTTATGCTCACAAGTATCATACTGCGCTGGAGATAATGGAACAGACAGCAGGAAAGATCGACGGTTTCTGTTCGGGCATAGGTACCGGCGGAACTATCACAGGTATCGGTGAAGCACTACGTGCGCAGTATCCCGATCTTGAGATATGGGCTGTCGAGCCTGAGAATGCTGCCATCCTCGCAGGTGGTACGATAGGCACACATTTACAGATGGGCATCGGAGATGGTATAATACCGGATATTCTCAATCAGAATATTTACGATGAGATATACATCGTCAGCGATGAGGAAGCTATTCAGACAGCAAAGGATCTGGCTTCAAAAGAGGGCATCATGTGTGGTATATCCAGTGGTACTAACGTAGCAGCTGCACTAAAGCTTGCTGAAAAACTTGGAGAAGGCAAAACAGTTGTAACGATACTGCCTGATACTGCTGAGAGATATTTCTCTACACCACTTTTTGAATGA
- a CDS encoding sensor histidine kinase, producing the protein MERKIVLSLFYMGIITAITGIVITTVSYYGFFRREVEENLVHECRLVAESYEDLSSADELEKFSDEDFRITLIDKDGNVLYESDADHLTMTNHLDRPEIRSAAETGTGSDTRLSDTLGTEDHYYAVRLDDNSILRVSIQTDSMIALFERSLLIILFIIVGIIIVSFIVSVKLTEKLIAPLKKIPEMLKKDLPVTDADMYPEVIPLVEEIRSVRNAQSEMRQEFTANVSHELKTPLTSISGYAELIETGMAKGDDSIKFAGKIKKESARMLTLIGDILRLSELDIISDTPLDDDVDLKALSEDCIERLLNQAENRGIRINIKGEGTVVKGSRTEITELIYNLVDNAIKYNRENGNIDIFIVDKRLTVSDTGIGIPQESIPRIFERFYRIDKSRSRAKGGTGLGLSIVRHIAEHHKADIDVKSTVGVGTSITVTFR; encoded by the coding sequence ATGGAAAGAAAAATAGTGCTCAGTCTGTTTTATATGGGGATCATAACTGCTATAACGGGGATTGTGATAACTACTGTATCTTATTACGGTTTCTTTCGCAGAGAGGTTGAGGAAAACCTTGTTCACGAATGCAGACTAGTGGCTGAAAGCTATGAAGATCTTTCTTCTGCAGATGAACTTGAAAAATTTTCGGATGAAGACTTCCGCATAACGCTTATTGACAAGGATGGTAATGTGCTTTATGAGAGCGATGCTGATCACCTTACAATGACAAATCATCTCGACAGACCAGAGATAAGATCAGCAGCTGAAACAGGTACAGGCAGTGATACTCGCTTGTCTGATACACTTGGCACTGAGGATCACTACTACGCTGTCAGACTGGATGATAACAGCATACTTCGTGTTTCGATACAGACCGATTCAATGATCGCCCTTTTTGAACGTTCTCTATTAATAATATTATTTATAATCGTCGGTATCATAATAGTGTCGTTCATAGTATCTGTAAAGCTTACCGAAAAACTTATTGCTCCTTTAAAAAAGATACCCGAGATGCTGAAAAAGGATCTTCCTGTTACTGATGCAGATATGTATCCTGAAGTAATACCTCTGGTCGAGGAGATAAGATCCGTAAGAAATGCACAGAGTGAAATGCGTCAGGAGTTCACGGCTAATGTATCTCACGAGTTGAAAACACCGCTGACTTCCATTTCCGGGTATGCTGAGCTTATTGAAACGGGAATGGCGAAAGGCGATGACAGCATTAAATTCGCAGGCAAGATCAAAAAGGAGTCTGCACGTATGCTGACACTTATCGGTGATATATTACGTCTGTCTGAGCTTGATATAATCAGTGATACTCCGCTAGATGATGACGTAGATTTGAAAGCGCTGTCTGAAGATTGTATTGAACGTCTTCTGAATCAGGCTGAAAACCGCGGTATCAGAATTAACATAAAAGGAGAAGGCACCGTTGTAAAGGGAAGCAGAACAGAGATAACCGAACTGATCTATAATCTTGTTGACAATGCTATAAAGTATAACCGAGAAAACGGGAATATAGACATTTTTATAGTTGATAAAAGGCTGACAGTTTCCGATACGGGTATAGGTATTCCACAGGAAAGTATACCGCGTATATTCGAGAGATTCTACCGCATAGACAAAAGCAGGAGCCGAGCAAAAGGCGGAACTGGTCTGGGATTGTCCATCGTGCGGCATATAGCAGAACATCATAAAGCCGATATAGATGTAAAAAGTACAGTAGGTGTTGGAACAAGCATCACTGTCACATTCAGATAG
- a CDS encoding Na/Pi cotransporter family protein produces the protein MNIFSICTLCGGLAFFLFGMHVMSQSLEKIAGGKLEATLKKMTSNPFKSLALGAGITIAVQSSSAMTVMLVGLVNSGIMQLEQTVGVIMGSNVGTTLTAWLLSTAGIKSDNIFISMLKPENFAPIVALAGIIMIMMSKKKKRQDIGTIMVGFAVLMYGMELMKEAVSPLAETEGFTKLLTAFENPLLSVVFGALFTGVIQSSAASVGILQALSLTGAISYKMAIPIIMGQNIGTCVTALLSSIGVNKNAKRVTVVHMLFNFIGTIVCLTIFYGLNAVIHFSFVDKSIGAVEIAAVHSIFNIVTTLILLPFTDHLVKLANRIIPKANENEKSVLLDNRLISTPPLAVSQCRERTIEMAVGAKDALLESLKAMFDINEKAIQSVEDKEQMLDEMEDKLSTFLLELSSVSLTDHDSRIVTELLHCISDFERISDHAINMIETGREMKQSGQEFSLNAKADFATLFAALTEISEMTVKAFSAEDTEIAFNVEPLEEVIDDLTKTIRDKHIARLRKGECSPELGVYLSDLLINCERVSDHCSNIAVSIIQISKSSMNSHDYLSGLKAELSPKFIECYTSYGQKYRLAEE, from the coding sequence ATGAATATATTTTCAATATGTACTCTGTGCGGAGGACTGGCATTCTTCCTTTTCGGTATGCACGTAATGTCACAGAGTCTGGAAAAAATAGCAGGCGGTAAACTTGAAGCTACTCTTAAAAAGATGACATCAAATCCATTTAAAAGCCTTGCACTCGGTGCAGGAATAACAATAGCAGTCCAGTCTTCATCTGCTATGACTGTGATGCTTGTAGGACTTGTAAATTCAGGTATCATGCAGCTTGAACAGACGGTCGGCGTTATAATGGGCTCAAATGTCGGAACAACGCTGACGGCTTGGCTGCTCAGTACAGCCGGTATAAAAAGTGACAACATATTTATCTCGATGCTAAAGCCCGAAAACTTCGCACCTATAGTAGCACTTGCCGGAATAATCATGATAATGATGAGCAAGAAAAAGAAGCGTCAGGACATAGGCACTATCATGGTTGGCTTTGCAGTGCTAATGTACGGAATGGAGCTTATGAAGGAGGCGGTTTCGCCGCTGGCTGAAACAGAAGGCTTCACAAAGCTGCTGACGGCTTTTGAAAATCCGCTTCTCAGTGTGGTATTTGGTGCACTTTTCACCGGTGTGATACAATCCTCGGCTGCATCCGTTGGTATACTTCAGGCGCTTTCCCTGACAGGTGCTATATCCTATAAAATGGCTATCCCTATCATAATGGGTCAGAATATTGGTACCTGCGTCACTGCATTGCTGTCCTCGATCGGTGTAAACAAAAATGCAAAGCGTGTTACTGTAGTGCACATGTTATTTAACTTTATCGGTACTATAGTTTGCCTTACTATCTTCTATGGACTGAACGCTGTTATTCATTTCAGTTTTGTGGATAAATCCATCGGTGCTGTGGAGATAGCAGCTGTACACTCCATATTCAACATTGTGACCACACTGATACTTCTGCCATTCACTGATCATCTGGTTAAGCTGGCTAATCGTATCATACCAAAAGCCAATGAAAATGAGAAGAGCGTTCTGCTTGATAATCGCCTTATTTCAACTCCGCCGCTTGCTGTATCTCAGTGCAGAGAAAGAACTATAGAAATGGCTGTCGGTGCAAAGGATGCTTTGTTGGAATCTCTGAAAGCTATGTTTGATATTAACGAAAAAGCTATACAAAGCGTTGAAGACAAAGAACAGATGCTTGATGAAATGGAGGATAAACTGTCTACGTTTCTGCTGGAACTTTCATCAGTCAGCCTGACAGATCATGACAGCCGTATCGTTACTGAGCTCCTGCACTGCATCAGTGACTTTGAGCGGATAAGCGATCATGCTATAAATATGATCGAAACAGGTCGTGAGATGAAGCAAAGCGGGCAGGAATTTTCTTTGAATGCCAAGGCAGATTTTGCTACTCTTTTCGCAGCACTTACCGAAATATCCGAAATGACTGTGAAAGCTTTCTCCGCCGAGGATACAGAAATAGCCTTCAATGTCGAACCTCTTGAAGAGGTCATTGACGATCTGACAAAAACTATAAGGGATAAGCATATCGCAAGACTTCGCAAAGGAGAATGCAGCCCCGAACTTGGTGTTTACCTTTCCGATCTGCTTATCAACTGTGAAAGAGTATCCGATCATTGTTCTAATATTGCAGTATCTATCATACAGATATCAAAATCCAGCATGAACAGCCATGATTATCTAAGTGGTCTGAAAGCTGAACTGTCTCCGAAATTCATAGAATGTTATACTTCTTATGGGCAGAAATACAGGCTTGCTGAGGAATAA